A region from the Triticum urartu cultivar G1812 chromosome 1, Tu2.1, whole genome shotgun sequence genome encodes:
- the LOC125550278 gene encoding probable glutathione S-transferase GSTF1, which translates to MGGAVKVYGVGASPFVATVLLCLEETGADYELVPLDMAAREQRAEPHLSRNPFGKIPVLEDGELTLFESRAISRYLLRKYGGTNPTTDLLRESSLEESAMVDVWTEVEAHQYQPAIEHIVQQCVILPFIGGARDQAVVDENVGKLEKVLDVYEARLSTHAYLAGDFFSLADLVHFGITYYLVAGTEYATLLESRANVWAWWGRIMARPSVKKVAPLIHLWLKPSSSA; encoded by the exons ATGGGCGGTGCCGTGAAGGTGTACGGGGTGGGGGCGTCTCCGTTCGTGGCGACGGTGCTCTTGTGCCTGGAGGAGACGGGCGCAGACTACGAGCTCGTCCCCCTCGACATGGCGGCGCGTGAGCAGAGGGCCGAGCCACACCTCTCCCGAAAC CCTTTCGGGAAGATCCCAGTGTTAGAGGACGGAGAGCTGACTCTCTTCG AATCGCGCGCGATTTCTCGGTACTTGCTCCGCAAGTACGGAGGCACCAACCCCACCACCGATCTTCTAAGGGAATCCAGCCTCGAGGAATCAGCCATGGTGGACGTGTGGACGGAGGTGGAGGCCCACCAGTACCAGCCGGCCATCGAACACATCGTCCAGCAGTGCGTCATCCTGCCGTTCATCGGCGGCGCGCGAGACCAGGCCGTTGTCGACGAGAACGTGGGGAAGCTGGAGAAGGTCCTGGACGTGTATGAGGCGCGGCTGTCGACGCACGCGTACCTCGCCGGAGATTTCTTCAGCCTCGCCGACCTCGTCCACttcggtatcacctactacctgGTGGCCGGAACCGAGTACGCCACGTTGCTGGAGTCGCGCGCGAACGTGTGGGCGTGGTGGGGGCGGATCATGGCCAGGCCGTCGGTCAAGAAGGTGGCGCCGTTAATCCACCTCTGGTTGAAGCCATCTTCGTCTGCTTAA
- the LOC125550285 gene encoding glutathione S-transferase 4-like, with protein MGGAVKVYGVAASPFVATVLLCLEEVGADYELLPLDMAAREQRTEPYLSRNPFGKIPALEDRELTIFESRAISRYVLRKYGGTGATDLLRASSLEESAMVDVWMEVEAHQYQPAIANIVRQCVILPFIGGARDQAVVDEYVGKLEKVLDVYEARLSSSPYLAGDFFSLADLVHFGFTYCLVAGTEYATLLESRASVMAWWGRIMTRPAVRKVAPLIHLGLKLSSPA; from the exons atgggcGGTGCCGTGAAGGTGTACGGGGTGGCGGCGTCTCCGTTCGTCGCGACGGTGCTGCTGTGCCTGGAGGAGGTCGGCGCCGACTACGAGCTCCTCCCCCTCGACATGGCTGCGCGGGAGCAGAGGACCGAGCCCTACCTCTCTCGGAAC CCTTTCGGCAAGATCCCGGCGTTGGAGGACAGGGAGCTGACTATATTCG AATCGCGCGCGATTTCTCGGTACGTGCTCCGCAAGTACGGAGGCACCGGCGCCACCGATCTCCTACGGGCATCCAGCCTCGAGGAATCGGCCATGGTGGACGTGTGGATGGAGGTGGAGGCCCACCAGTACCAGCCGGCCATAGCCAACATCGTCCGGCAGTGCGTCATCCTGCCGTTCATCGGCGGCGCGCGAGACCAGGCCGTCGTCGACGAGTACGTCGGGAAGCTGGAGAAGGTCCTCGACGTGTACGAGGCGCGGCTGTCCAGCTCGCCGTACCTCGCCGGGGACTTCTTCAGCCTCGCCGACCTCGTCCACTTCGGCTTCACCTACTGCCTCGTGGCCGGCACCGAGTACGCGACGCTGCTGGAATCGCGCGCGAGCGTCATGGCGTGGTGGGGGCGGATCATGACCAGGCCGGCGGTGAGGAAGGTGGCGCCGCTAATCCACCTCGGACTGAAGCTATCTTCGCCAGCATAA